Proteins from a single region of Nomascus leucogenys isolate Asia chromosome 21, Asia_NLE_v1, whole genome shotgun sequence:
- the PIDD1 gene encoding p53-induced death domain-containing protein 1 isoform X1 — protein MSLPVSPKRMAHRGSRSLLLLPLQLPRALPGQACLRAGTCLASKDRRWAMAATVEEPELEAAAAAGDASEDSDAGSRALPFLGGNRLSLDLYPGGCQQLLHLCVQQPLQLLQVEFLRLSTHEDPQLLEATLAQLPQSLSCLRSLVLKGGQRRDTLGACLRGALTNLPAGLSGLAHLAHLDLSFNSLETLPACVLRMRGLGALLLSHNCLSELPEALGALPALTFLAVTHNRLQTLPPALGALSTLQRLDLSQNLLDTLPPEIGGLGSLLELNLASNRLQSLPASLAGLRSLRLLVLHSNLLASVPADLARLPLLTRLDLRDNQLRDLPPELLDAPFVRLQGNPLGEASPDAPSSPVAALIPEMPRLFLTSDLDSFPVTPRGCSVTLACGVRLQFPAGATATPITVRYRLLLPEPGLVPLGPHDALLSHVLELQPHGVAFQQDVGLWLLFTPPRARRCREVVVRTRNDNSWGDLETYLEEEAPQRLWAHCQVPHFSWFLVVSRPVSNACLVPPEGTLLCSSGHPGVKVIFPPGATEEPRRVSMQVVRMAGRELQALLGEPEAAVSPLLCLSQSGPPSFLRLVTVQLPLPSGITGLSLDRSRLHLLYWAPPAATWDDITAQVVLELTHLYARFQVTHFSWSVPASFLSSPPPVCTALLTPSPPRYWLWYTTKNCVGGLARKAWERLRLHRVNLIALQRRRDPEQVLLQCLPRNKVDATLRRLLQRYRGPEPSDTVEMFEGEEFFAAFERGINVDADRPDCVEGRICFVFYSHLKNVKEVYVTTTLDREAQAVRGQVSFYRGAVPVQVPEEAEAARQRKGADALWMATLPIKLPRLRGSEGPRRGAGLSLAPLNLGDAETGFLTQSNLLSVAGRLGPDWPAVALHLGMSYRELQRIRHEFRDDLDGQIRHMLFSWAERQAGQPGAVGLLVQALEQSDRQDVAEEVRAVLELGRRKYQDGIRRTGLAPKDPALPGSSAPQPPEPAQA, from the exons GCTTCCCCGGGCCCTGCCTGGACAGGCCTGCCTGCGTGCTGGGACATGTCTGGCCTCCAAGGACCGTCGGTGGGCGATGGCTGCAACGGTGGAGGAGCCAGAGCTGGAGGCAGCTGCTGCCGCAGGAGATGCTTCGGAGGATTCGGACGCAGGGTCCAGGGCGCTGCCTTTCCTGGGCGGCAACCGGCTGAGCTTGGACCTGTACCCCGGGGGCTGCCAGCAGCTGCTGCACCTGTGTGTCCAGCAGCCTCTTCAGCTGCTGCAGGTGGAATTCTTGCGTCTGAGCACTCACGAGGACCCTCAGCTGCTGGAGGCCACCCTGGCCCAGCTGCCTCAGAGCCTGTCCTGCCTCCGCTCCCTGGTCCTCAAAG GAGGGCAACGCCGGGACACACTGGGTGCCTGTCTCCGGGGTGCCCTGACCAACCTGCCCGCTGGTCTGAGTGGCCTGGCCCATCTGGCCCACCTGGATCTGAGCTTCAACAGCCTGGAGACACTGCCGGCCTGTGTCCTGCGGATGCGAGGTCTGGGTGCACTCTTGCTGTCTCACAACTGCCTCTCTGAGCTGCCTGAGGCTCTGGGGGCCCTCCCCGCCCTCACCTTCCTGGCAGTGACACACAACCGCCTGCAGACGCTGCCCCCAGCACTGGGGGCCCTATCCACCCTGCAGCGCCTTGATCTCTCTCAGAACCTGCTGGACACGCTACCTCCTGAAATTGGAGGCCTTGGCAGCCTCCTGGAGCTCAACCTGGCCTCCAACCGGCTGCAGAGTCTCCCGGCCTCTCTGG CGGGACTTCGGTCCTTGCGGCTCCTTGTCCTGCACAGCAACCTCCTGGCCTCTGTGCCAGCTGACCTGGCCCGCCTTCCACTCCTCACCCGGCTTGACTTGAGGGACAACCAGCTCCGGGACCTGCCCCCTGAGCTGCTAGACGCTCCCTTTGTGCGCCTGCAGGGGAACCCCCTGGGCGAGGCCTCGCCAGACGCCCCAAGTTCACCAG TGGCAGCCCTCATTCCAGAAATGCCCAGACTGTTCCTGACCTCAGACTTGGACAG CTTTCCTGTGACCCCTCGAGGCTGCTCAGTGACCCTAGCCTGTGGCGTCCGCCTGCAGTTCCCAGCGGGAGCCACCGCCACCCCCATCACCGTCCGCTATCGGCTGCTGCTGCCAGAACCGGGCCTTGTCCCCCTGGGTCCTCATGACGCCCTGCTCAGCCATGTGCTGGAGCTGCAGCCCCACGGGGTGGCCTTCCAGCAG GATGTGGGGCTGTGGCTGCTCTTCACCCCACCACGGGCCCGGCGCTGCCGTGAAGTGGTGGTCAGGACCCGGAATGACAACAGCTGGGGTGACCTGGAGACCTACCTGGAGGAAGAGGCACCCCAG CGGCTCTGGGCTCATTGCCAGGTGCCCCACTTCTCCTGGTTCCTTGTGGTTTCCCGCCCTGTGTCCAATGCCTGCCTGGTGCCACCAGAGGGGACACTGCTGTGCTCCTCGGGTCATCCTGGGGTCAAAGTCATCTTCCCTCCTGGGGCCACTGAGGAGCCTCGTCGAGTCTCCATGCAG GTGGTGCGCATGGCTGGCCGAGAGCTACAGGCCCTCCTGGGAGaaccagaggctgcagtgagcccccTGCTGTGCCTCTCACAGAGCGGTCCCCCCAGCTTCCTCCGACTGGTCACCGTGCAGCTGCCTCTGCCCTCTGGCATCACAG GCCTCAGTCTGGACCGCTCCCGCCTGCACCTGTTGTACTGGGCCCCTCCTGCAGCCACCTGGGATGACATCACAGCTCAGGTGGTCCTGGAGCTCACCCACCTGTACGCACGCTTCCAGGTCACACACTTCTCCTGGTCAGTGCCCGCCAGCTTTCTCagctcccctcccccagtctGTACAGCCCTCCTTACCCCCAGCCCTCCCAGGTACTGGCTCTGGTACACCACCAAGAACTGCGTGGGAGGCCTGGCTCGGAAGGCCTGGGAGCGGCTGCGGCTACACCGTGTGAACCTCATCGCTCTGCAGCGGCGCCGGGACCCTGAGCAGGTCCTGCTGCAGTGCCTGCCCCGAAACAAG GTGGACGCCACCCTTCGGCGGCTGCTGCAGCGGTACCGGGGCCCCGAGCCCTCTGACACGGTGGAGATGTTCGAGGGTGAAGAGTTCTTTGCGGCCTTCGAGCGCGGCATCAACGTGGATGCTG ACCGCCCTGACTGCGTGGAGGGCAGAATCTGCTTTGTCTTCTACTCGCACCTGAAGAATGTGAAGGAGGTATACGTGACCACCACCCTGGACCGGGAGGCTCAGGCTGTGCGGGGCCAG GTGTCCTTCTACCGTGGCGCTGTGCCTGTGCAGGTGcccgaggaggctgaggctgctcgGCAGAGGAAGGGCGCGGACGCCCTGTGGATGGCCACTCTGCCCATCAAGCTGCCG AGACTTCGGGGGTCCGAGGGGCCGCGGCGGGGGGCTGGCCTCTCCTTGGcacccttgaacctgggagatgctGAGACTGGCTTTCTGACACAGAGCAACCTGCTGAGTGTGGCTGGGCGCCTGGGTCCGGACTGGCCAGCCGTGGCCCTGCACCTGGGCATGTCCTACCGCGAGCTGCAGCGCATCCGGCACGAGTTCCG GGATGATCTGGATGGGCAGATCCGCCACATGCTCTTCTCCTGGGCTGAGCGCCAGGCTGGGCAGCCAGGGGCTGTGGGGCTCCTGGTGCAGGCCCTGGAGCAGAGTGACCGGCAGGACGTGGCTGAAGAGGTGCGCGCAGTCTTGGAGCTCGGCCGCCGCAAGTACCAGGATGGCATCCGACGCACGGGCTTGGCCCCCAAAGACCCCGCTCTGCCTGGCTCCTCAGCTCCACAGCCCCCAGAGCCTGCCCAGGCCTAG
- the PIDD1 gene encoding p53-induced death domain-containing protein 1 isoform X3, protein MSLPVSPKRMAHRGSRSLLLLPLQLPRALPGQACLRAGTCLASKDRRWAMAATVEEPELEAAAAAGDASEDSDAGSRALPFLGGNRLSLDLYPGGCQQLLHLCVQQPLQLLQVEFLRLSTHEDPQLLEATLAQLPQSLSCLRSLVLKGGQRRDTLGACLRGALTNLPAGLSGLAHLAHLDLSFNSLETLPACVLRMRGLGALLLSHNCLSELPEALGALPALTFLAVTHNRLQTLPPALGALSTLQRLDLSQNLLDTLPPEIGGLGSLLELNLASNRLQSLPASLAGLRSLRLLVLHSNLLASVPADLARLPLLTRLDLRDNQLRDLPPELLDAPFVRLQGNPLGEASPDAPSSPVAALIPEMPRLFLTSDLDSFPVTPRGCSVTLACGVRLQFPAGATATPITVRYRLLLPEPGLVPLGPHDALLSHVLELQPHGVAFQQDVGLWLLFTPPRARRCREVVVRTRNDNSWGDLETYLEEEAPQRLWAHCQVPHFSWFLVVSRPVSNACLVPPEGTLLCSSGHPGVKVIFPPGATEEPRRVSMQVVRMAGRELQALLGEPEAAVSPLLCLSQSGPPSFLRLVTVQLPLPSGITGLSLDRSRLHLLYWAPPAATWDDITAQVVLELTHLYARFQVTHFSWYWLWYTTKNCVGGLARKAWERLRLHRVNLIALQRRRDPEQVLLQCLPRNKVDATLRRLLQRYRGPEPSDTVEMFEGEEFFAAFERGINVDADRPDCVEGRICFVFYSHLKNVKEVYVTTTLDREAQAVRGQVSFYRGAVPVQVPEEAEAARQRKGADALWMATLPIKLPRLRGSEGPRRGAGLSLAPLNLGDAETGFLTQSNLLSVAGRLGPDWPAVALHLGMSYRELQRIRHEFRDDLDGQIRHMLFSWAERQAGQPGAVGLLVQALEQSDRQDVAEEVRAVLELGRRKYQDGIRRTGLAPKDPALPGSSAPQPPEPAQA, encoded by the exons GCTTCCCCGGGCCCTGCCTGGACAGGCCTGCCTGCGTGCTGGGACATGTCTGGCCTCCAAGGACCGTCGGTGGGCGATGGCTGCAACGGTGGAGGAGCCAGAGCTGGAGGCAGCTGCTGCCGCAGGAGATGCTTCGGAGGATTCGGACGCAGGGTCCAGGGCGCTGCCTTTCCTGGGCGGCAACCGGCTGAGCTTGGACCTGTACCCCGGGGGCTGCCAGCAGCTGCTGCACCTGTGTGTCCAGCAGCCTCTTCAGCTGCTGCAGGTGGAATTCTTGCGTCTGAGCACTCACGAGGACCCTCAGCTGCTGGAGGCCACCCTGGCCCAGCTGCCTCAGAGCCTGTCCTGCCTCCGCTCCCTGGTCCTCAAAG GAGGGCAACGCCGGGACACACTGGGTGCCTGTCTCCGGGGTGCCCTGACCAACCTGCCCGCTGGTCTGAGTGGCCTGGCCCATCTGGCCCACCTGGATCTGAGCTTCAACAGCCTGGAGACACTGCCGGCCTGTGTCCTGCGGATGCGAGGTCTGGGTGCACTCTTGCTGTCTCACAACTGCCTCTCTGAGCTGCCTGAGGCTCTGGGGGCCCTCCCCGCCCTCACCTTCCTGGCAGTGACACACAACCGCCTGCAGACGCTGCCCCCAGCACTGGGGGCCCTATCCACCCTGCAGCGCCTTGATCTCTCTCAGAACCTGCTGGACACGCTACCTCCTGAAATTGGAGGCCTTGGCAGCCTCCTGGAGCTCAACCTGGCCTCCAACCGGCTGCAGAGTCTCCCGGCCTCTCTGG CGGGACTTCGGTCCTTGCGGCTCCTTGTCCTGCACAGCAACCTCCTGGCCTCTGTGCCAGCTGACCTGGCCCGCCTTCCACTCCTCACCCGGCTTGACTTGAGGGACAACCAGCTCCGGGACCTGCCCCCTGAGCTGCTAGACGCTCCCTTTGTGCGCCTGCAGGGGAACCCCCTGGGCGAGGCCTCGCCAGACGCCCCAAGTTCACCAG TGGCAGCCCTCATTCCAGAAATGCCCAGACTGTTCCTGACCTCAGACTTGGACAG CTTTCCTGTGACCCCTCGAGGCTGCTCAGTGACCCTAGCCTGTGGCGTCCGCCTGCAGTTCCCAGCGGGAGCCACCGCCACCCCCATCACCGTCCGCTATCGGCTGCTGCTGCCAGAACCGGGCCTTGTCCCCCTGGGTCCTCATGACGCCCTGCTCAGCCATGTGCTGGAGCTGCAGCCCCACGGGGTGGCCTTCCAGCAG GATGTGGGGCTGTGGCTGCTCTTCACCCCACCACGGGCCCGGCGCTGCCGTGAAGTGGTGGTCAGGACCCGGAATGACAACAGCTGGGGTGACCTGGAGACCTACCTGGAGGAAGAGGCACCCCAG CGGCTCTGGGCTCATTGCCAGGTGCCCCACTTCTCCTGGTTCCTTGTGGTTTCCCGCCCTGTGTCCAATGCCTGCCTGGTGCCACCAGAGGGGACACTGCTGTGCTCCTCGGGTCATCCTGGGGTCAAAGTCATCTTCCCTCCTGGGGCCACTGAGGAGCCTCGTCGAGTCTCCATGCAG GTGGTGCGCATGGCTGGCCGAGAGCTACAGGCCCTCCTGGGAGaaccagaggctgcagtgagcccccTGCTGTGCCTCTCACAGAGCGGTCCCCCCAGCTTCCTCCGACTGGTCACCGTGCAGCTGCCTCTGCCCTCTGGCATCACAG GCCTCAGTCTGGACCGCTCCCGCCTGCACCTGTTGTACTGGGCCCCTCCTGCAGCCACCTGGGATGACATCACAGCTCAGGTGGTCCTGGAGCTCACCCACCTGTACGCACGCTTCCAGGTCACACACTTCTCCTG GTACTGGCTCTGGTACACCACCAAGAACTGCGTGGGAGGCCTGGCTCGGAAGGCCTGGGAGCGGCTGCGGCTACACCGTGTGAACCTCATCGCTCTGCAGCGGCGCCGGGACCCTGAGCAGGTCCTGCTGCAGTGCCTGCCCCGAAACAAG GTGGACGCCACCCTTCGGCGGCTGCTGCAGCGGTACCGGGGCCCCGAGCCCTCTGACACGGTGGAGATGTTCGAGGGTGAAGAGTTCTTTGCGGCCTTCGAGCGCGGCATCAACGTGGATGCTG ACCGCCCTGACTGCGTGGAGGGCAGAATCTGCTTTGTCTTCTACTCGCACCTGAAGAATGTGAAGGAGGTATACGTGACCACCACCCTGGACCGGGAGGCTCAGGCTGTGCGGGGCCAG GTGTCCTTCTACCGTGGCGCTGTGCCTGTGCAGGTGcccgaggaggctgaggctgctcgGCAGAGGAAGGGCGCGGACGCCCTGTGGATGGCCACTCTGCCCATCAAGCTGCCG AGACTTCGGGGGTCCGAGGGGCCGCGGCGGGGGGCTGGCCTCTCCTTGGcacccttgaacctgggagatgctGAGACTGGCTTTCTGACACAGAGCAACCTGCTGAGTGTGGCTGGGCGCCTGGGTCCGGACTGGCCAGCCGTGGCCCTGCACCTGGGCATGTCCTACCGCGAGCTGCAGCGCATCCGGCACGAGTTCCG GGATGATCTGGATGGGCAGATCCGCCACATGCTCTTCTCCTGGGCTGAGCGCCAGGCTGGGCAGCCAGGGGCTGTGGGGCTCCTGGTGCAGGCCCTGGAGCAGAGTGACCGGCAGGACGTGGCTGAAGAGGTGCGCGCAGTCTTGGAGCTCGGCCGCCGCAAGTACCAGGATGGCATCCGACGCACGGGCTTGGCCCCCAAAGACCCCGCTCTGCCTGGCTCCTCAGCTCCACAGCCCCCAGAGCCTGCCCAGGCCTAG
- the PIDD1 gene encoding p53-induced death domain-containing protein 1 isoform X4: MSLPVSPKRMAHRGSRSLLLLPLQLPRALPGQACLRAGTCLASKDRRWAMAATVEEPELEAAAAAGDASEDSDAGSRALPFLGGNRLSLDLYPGGCQQLLHLCVQQPLQLLQVEFLRLSTHEDPQLLEATLAQLPQSLSCLRSLVLKGGQRRDTLGACLRGALTNLPAGLSGLAHLAHLDLSFNSLETLPACVLRMRGLGALLLSHNCLSELPEALGALPALTFLAVTHNRLQTLPPALGALSTLQRLDLSQNLLDTLPPEIGGLGSLLELNLASNRLQSLPASLAGLRSLRLLVLHSNLLASVPADLARLPLLTRLDLRDNQLRDLPPELLDAPFVRLQGNPLGEASPDAPSSPVAALIPEMPRLFLTSDLDSFPVTPRGCSVTLACGVRLQFPAGATATPITVRYRLLLPEPGLVPLGPHDALLSHVLELQPHGVAFQQDVGLWLLFTPPRARRCREVVVRTRNDNSWGDLETYLEEEAPQRLWAHCQVPHFSWFLVVSRPVSNACLVPPEGTLLCSSGHPGVKVIFPPGATEEPRRVSMQVVRMAGRELQALLGEPEAAVSPLLCLSQSGPPSFLRLVTVQLPLPSGITGLSLDRSRLHLLYWAPPAATWDDITAQVVLELTHLYARFQVTHFSWYWLWYTTKNCVGGLARKAWERLRLHRVNLIALQRRRDPEQVLLQCLPRNKVDATLRRLLQRYRGPEPSDTVEMFEGEEFFAAFERGINVDADRPDCVEGRICFVFYSHLKNVKEVSFYRGAVPVQVPEEAEAARQRKGADALWMATLPIKLPRLRGSEGPRRGAGLSLAPLNLGDAETGFLTQSNLLSVAGRLGPDWPAVALHLGMSYRELQRIRHEFRDDLDGQIRHMLFSWAERQAGQPGAVGLLVQALEQSDRQDVAEEVRAVLELGRRKYQDGIRRTGLAPKDPALPGSSAPQPPEPAQA, from the exons GCTTCCCCGGGCCCTGCCTGGACAGGCCTGCCTGCGTGCTGGGACATGTCTGGCCTCCAAGGACCGTCGGTGGGCGATGGCTGCAACGGTGGAGGAGCCAGAGCTGGAGGCAGCTGCTGCCGCAGGAGATGCTTCGGAGGATTCGGACGCAGGGTCCAGGGCGCTGCCTTTCCTGGGCGGCAACCGGCTGAGCTTGGACCTGTACCCCGGGGGCTGCCAGCAGCTGCTGCACCTGTGTGTCCAGCAGCCTCTTCAGCTGCTGCAGGTGGAATTCTTGCGTCTGAGCACTCACGAGGACCCTCAGCTGCTGGAGGCCACCCTGGCCCAGCTGCCTCAGAGCCTGTCCTGCCTCCGCTCCCTGGTCCTCAAAG GAGGGCAACGCCGGGACACACTGGGTGCCTGTCTCCGGGGTGCCCTGACCAACCTGCCCGCTGGTCTGAGTGGCCTGGCCCATCTGGCCCACCTGGATCTGAGCTTCAACAGCCTGGAGACACTGCCGGCCTGTGTCCTGCGGATGCGAGGTCTGGGTGCACTCTTGCTGTCTCACAACTGCCTCTCTGAGCTGCCTGAGGCTCTGGGGGCCCTCCCCGCCCTCACCTTCCTGGCAGTGACACACAACCGCCTGCAGACGCTGCCCCCAGCACTGGGGGCCCTATCCACCCTGCAGCGCCTTGATCTCTCTCAGAACCTGCTGGACACGCTACCTCCTGAAATTGGAGGCCTTGGCAGCCTCCTGGAGCTCAACCTGGCCTCCAACCGGCTGCAGAGTCTCCCGGCCTCTCTGG CGGGACTTCGGTCCTTGCGGCTCCTTGTCCTGCACAGCAACCTCCTGGCCTCTGTGCCAGCTGACCTGGCCCGCCTTCCACTCCTCACCCGGCTTGACTTGAGGGACAACCAGCTCCGGGACCTGCCCCCTGAGCTGCTAGACGCTCCCTTTGTGCGCCTGCAGGGGAACCCCCTGGGCGAGGCCTCGCCAGACGCCCCAAGTTCACCAG TGGCAGCCCTCATTCCAGAAATGCCCAGACTGTTCCTGACCTCAGACTTGGACAG CTTTCCTGTGACCCCTCGAGGCTGCTCAGTGACCCTAGCCTGTGGCGTCCGCCTGCAGTTCCCAGCGGGAGCCACCGCCACCCCCATCACCGTCCGCTATCGGCTGCTGCTGCCAGAACCGGGCCTTGTCCCCCTGGGTCCTCATGACGCCCTGCTCAGCCATGTGCTGGAGCTGCAGCCCCACGGGGTGGCCTTCCAGCAG GATGTGGGGCTGTGGCTGCTCTTCACCCCACCACGGGCCCGGCGCTGCCGTGAAGTGGTGGTCAGGACCCGGAATGACAACAGCTGGGGTGACCTGGAGACCTACCTGGAGGAAGAGGCACCCCAG CGGCTCTGGGCTCATTGCCAGGTGCCCCACTTCTCCTGGTTCCTTGTGGTTTCCCGCCCTGTGTCCAATGCCTGCCTGGTGCCACCAGAGGGGACACTGCTGTGCTCCTCGGGTCATCCTGGGGTCAAAGTCATCTTCCCTCCTGGGGCCACTGAGGAGCCTCGTCGAGTCTCCATGCAG GTGGTGCGCATGGCTGGCCGAGAGCTACAGGCCCTCCTGGGAGaaccagaggctgcagtgagcccccTGCTGTGCCTCTCACAGAGCGGTCCCCCCAGCTTCCTCCGACTGGTCACCGTGCAGCTGCCTCTGCCCTCTGGCATCACAG GCCTCAGTCTGGACCGCTCCCGCCTGCACCTGTTGTACTGGGCCCCTCCTGCAGCCACCTGGGATGACATCACAGCTCAGGTGGTCCTGGAGCTCACCCACCTGTACGCACGCTTCCAGGTCACACACTTCTCCTG GTACTGGCTCTGGTACACCACCAAGAACTGCGTGGGAGGCCTGGCTCGGAAGGCCTGGGAGCGGCTGCGGCTACACCGTGTGAACCTCATCGCTCTGCAGCGGCGCCGGGACCCTGAGCAGGTCCTGCTGCAGTGCCTGCCCCGAAACAAG GTGGACGCCACCCTTCGGCGGCTGCTGCAGCGGTACCGGGGCCCCGAGCCCTCTGACACGGTGGAGATGTTCGAGGGTGAAGAGTTCTTTGCGGCCTTCGAGCGCGGCATCAACGTGGATGCTG ACCGCCCTGACTGCGTGGAGGGCAGAATCTGCTTTGTCTTCTACTCGCACCTGAAGAATGTGAAGGAG GTGTCCTTCTACCGTGGCGCTGTGCCTGTGCAGGTGcccgaggaggctgaggctgctcgGCAGAGGAAGGGCGCGGACGCCCTGTGGATGGCCACTCTGCCCATCAAGCTGCCG AGACTTCGGGGGTCCGAGGGGCCGCGGCGGGGGGCTGGCCTCTCCTTGGcacccttgaacctgggagatgctGAGACTGGCTTTCTGACACAGAGCAACCTGCTGAGTGTGGCTGGGCGCCTGGGTCCGGACTGGCCAGCCGTGGCCCTGCACCTGGGCATGTCCTACCGCGAGCTGCAGCGCATCCGGCACGAGTTCCG GGATGATCTGGATGGGCAGATCCGCCACATGCTCTTCTCCTGGGCTGAGCGCCAGGCTGGGCAGCCAGGGGCTGTGGGGCTCCTGGTGCAGGCCCTGGAGCAGAGTGACCGGCAGGACGTGGCTGAAGAGGTGCGCGCAGTCTTGGAGCTCGGCCGCCGCAAGTACCAGGATGGCATCCGACGCACGGGCTTGGCCCCCAAAGACCCCGCTCTGCCTGGCTCCTCAGCTCCACAGCCCCCAGAGCCTGCCCAGGCCTAG